From Mycobacterium colombiense CECT 3035:
TGGTCACCTGCTTGGCCCACTTTTCATAGGACCAGTCGTTCTTCTCCTTCACCGAGGAGGCCGCACGCTGCTCGGCCTCCTTGCCGCCGACCTCGAGATGGCCGAACTCGGTGTTGGGTATCAGCACCCCGTTGTGAATCACCGCGGAGCCGATCCCGGTGCCGAACGTCAGCAGCACCACCAGGCCCGACTGGCCCTTGCCCGCGCCATAGTGCTCCTCGGCCAGCCCGGCCGCGTCGGCGTCGTTGAGGACGGTGACTTCCTGCCCATTGAGCTCGGCGCTGATGATGTCGCGCGCGTTGCTGCCGATCCAGGCCTTGTCCACGTTGGCCGCCGTCTGCACCACGCCGTGGGTGACGACCCCGGGATAGGTCACGCCGAGCGGGCCGGTCCATTCGAACGCGTCG
This genomic window contains:
- the ppgK gene encoding polyphosphate--glucose phosphotransferase — protein: MTSTDSTTDTPGTAVADGRPQRRGFGIDVGGSGIKGGIVDMDTGQLIGERVKLLTPQPATPSAVAKTIAQVVDAFEWTGPLGVTYPGVVTHGVVQTAANVDKAWIGSNARDIISAELNGQEVTVLNDADAAGLAEEHYGAGKGQSGLVVLLTFGTGIGSAVIHNGVLIPNTEFGHLEVGGKEAEQRAASSVKEKNDWSYEKWAKQVTKVLVSIENAVWPDLFIAGGGISRKADKWVPLLTNRTPVVAAALLNTAGIVGAAMAATSDVTH